Proteins encoded together in one Bacteroides zoogleoformans window:
- a CDS encoding RecQ family ATP-dependent DNA helicase produces MNKSNFSSHPLWEKEQKEVSPCHSPYSVERQRGEAAEPELLLHQYWGYTSFRGIQKDIISSILTGKDTLGLMPTGGGKSITFQVPALAQEGLCLVITPLIALMKDQVQNLKKRGIKALAIYSGMSRQEIIATLENCIFGNFKFLYISPERLDTEIFRTKVQKMKICMITVDESHCISQWGYDFRPAYLKIAEIRQLLPGIPVLALTATATPEVVKDIQKRLNFRKENVFRMSFERKNLAYIVRKTENKTGELLHILRRTSGSAIIYVRNRRRTKEITELLHNENITADFYHAGLDDATKDIRQQRWQTGESRVMVATNAFGMGIDKPDVRIVLHMDLPDSIEAYFQEAGRAGRDGEKAYAVILYAKSDSSTLHKRIPDTFPEKEYIKDVYEHLQYYYQMAMGDGQGCVREFNIEDFCRKFKYFPVPVDSALKLLTLAGYLEYTDEQDNASRLLFTIRRDELYKLKEMDDDTDKLIQTILRSYTGVFTDYAFINEDSLATRSGLARQQVYELLIRLAKLHIISYIPQKKTPYIIYARKRVEKHHLQIPPSVYEERKERYEKRIAAMLDYIGNDTACRSRLLLRYFGEKNEHDCGQCDTCISLKRKATKDIPTKSLVENILQALSEQAMTPATLFGQLSADKEQLCNALHELLDEGQIIVVNGMLEVKK; encoded by the coding sequence ATGAATAAAAGTAACTTTTCTTCCCATCCCCTATGGGAAAAAGAACAAAAAGAAGTATCCCCCTGTCACTCTCCCTACAGTGTAGAGCGACAGAGAGGAGAAGCCGCTGAACCGGAGCTTCTCCTCCACCAATATTGGGGCTATACCTCTTTCCGTGGCATTCAGAAAGACATCATCAGCAGCATTCTTACCGGCAAAGACACTTTGGGACTGATGCCTACGGGCGGAGGCAAATCCATCACATTTCAAGTTCCGGCCCTCGCCCAAGAAGGACTGTGCTTAGTCATCACCCCCTTGATTGCCTTGATGAAAGATCAGGTGCAAAACCTGAAAAAACGAGGAATCAAGGCACTTGCCATCTATTCGGGCATGAGCCGGCAGGAAATCATCGCCACACTGGAGAACTGCATTTTCGGCAATTTCAAATTTCTCTATATATCACCCGAACGACTGGACACCGAAATCTTCCGTACCAAGGTACAGAAGATGAAAATCTGCATGATTACGGTGGACGAGAGCCACTGCATCTCACAATGGGGATACGACTTTCGTCCCGCCTATCTGAAAATAGCCGAAATACGACAGCTACTGCCCGGCATACCGGTACTTGCACTGACAGCCACCGCTACCCCGGAGGTGGTCAAGGATATCCAGAAACGCCTGAACTTCCGTAAAGAAAACGTATTCCGCATGAGCTTCGAGCGCAAGAATCTCGCCTATATCGTCCGAAAAACGGAAAATAAAACGGGAGAGTTGTTGCATATACTGCGTCGCACATCCGGCAGTGCCATCATCTATGTACGAAATCGCCGCCGTACCAAAGAAATCACCGAACTGCTGCATAACGAAAACATCACTGCCGACTTCTATCATGCCGGACTGGACGATGCAACCAAGGACATCCGCCAACAACGCTGGCAAACAGGCGAAAGTCGCGTCATGGTTGCCACCAATGCTTTTGGCATGGGTATCGACAAACCGGATGTACGTATTGTGCTCCATATGGATTTGCCCGACTCCATAGAAGCCTATTTTCAGGAGGCCGGTCGGGCAGGAAGGGACGGAGAAAAAGCCTATGCCGTCATCCTATACGCTAAATCGGACAGTTCTACTCTCCATAAGCGCATTCCCGACACCTTTCCGGAGAAAGAATACATCAAGGATGTATATGAGCATCTCCAATACTATTATCAGATGGCAATGGGAGACGGACAAGGCTGCGTACGCGAATTCAACATAGAAGACTTTTGTAGGAAATTCAAATACTTTCCCGTTCCCGTAGACAGTGCCTTGAAACTATTGACATTGGCCGGATACTTGGAATACACAGATGAACAAGACAACGCTTCCAGACTGCTGTTCACCATCCGAAGAGACGAACTCTACAAATTGAAAGAAATGGACGATGACACGGACAAGCTCATACAAACCATTTTGCGCTCCTACACCGGCGTGTTCACCGATTATGCTTTCATTAATGAAGATTCGCTTGCCACACGCAGCGGGTTGGCACGGCAGCAAGTGTACGAACTGCTTATTCGTCTTGCCAAGCTGCATATCATCAGCTATATTCCTCAAAAAAAGACACCATATATAATATACGCGCGCAAACGGGTTGAAAAACATCATCTGCAAATTCCGCCCTCGGTGTACGAGGAACGAAAAGAACGTTACGAAAAGCGCATTGCCGCCATGCTCGATTACATCGGCAACGATACGGCATGCCGCAGCCGCTTGTTGTTGCGCTATTTCGGCGAGAAAAACGAACATGACTGCGGACAATGCGACACCTGCATCAGCCTGAAAAGAAAAGCAACCAAGGATATTCCTACAAAAAGCCTCGTCGAGAATATACTTCAAGCACTTTCCGAACAAGCCATGACACCCGCCACCTTGTTCGGCCAACTATCAGCAGACAAGGAGCAACTCTGCAATGCCTTGCACGAACTACTGGATGAGGGACAGATAATTGTCGTCAACGGGATGCTGGAAGTTAAGAAATAA